Proteins co-encoded in one Girardinichthys multiradiatus isolate DD_20200921_A chromosome 11, DD_fGirMul_XY1, whole genome shotgun sequence genomic window:
- the LOC124876980 gene encoding cilia- and flagella-associated protein 54-like isoform X1, which yields MDLPATYYGQLDRKNPVVSSFRRETESFLTLMKQVSSTTSRDPSSHAKGIKMLMDIRKKYKHRLPEKFYQEHMLQVADILCGLKLYQLALWHGYSLYLLQLSSVQMTDVTDVDHFMASFFPEGFDLEQGTFALKTHAMLGCATCIFEEEKKCSNFSQKGLCKLLKVLNFIRIMMQAFQQHEHLSWQIYNGSLSIYNICRYLMTMNCSSQALEYLLWASISLEISIPLMTARYLPLIATLYCSVCQCYYDNQNEVQAEEFAKRALGKINEQAKLEQQTDVTNRETQKVHREASVKLAVLVFKRAVFDSRRRPKVMLRGKTKNTLKDIPNAPWPRTPTEQMLIGQFDCTAGQFLGILEALWDSSTRPLQMKMPYDAELLEVVLELLSAGMSILSGVTSTRDQRSDDHQCLSPNILTSASTLMNLAIKGENKVPFVSAVRFIKLLFKFKQPEAFSELTKEMLHYLSGVEGQPFRRAERELTLLHSFNKLLFSQGDHPKEDKKDDKQRFSSIMSDELIGLIDALRVSVCGSEPELHPDPDLVYDTLVFLWRKLKMIMQRHYLEAPESMHDQQKMDCYDTWLWCLSVLCEVALACELASVDCIMTAEMICMLGRRLEKAADCINQTQGSACGRYDDGTLSSFSLLKKSNTKLLKKVCEVTKKGLEALSKGVSALIPRDHSAITDTACMQKCMSLHPLNASSTPSEEQNGTDENIVKVEEEKESESENEVCQETESKRLFMLAKDFHLELDIIYHKASVKLLLLNEVTESDLLDRIKRNKVSKAHLMIQKASVEHSRGGANESSKIKNLLEEASILIEKAKLEERKIYMATVKNLAQKKNKAGPGENSPPPPILISRTDHSFTFAPAAYDLEKQVSWYQLCGRAVQGVNWKVRLSDCSIPGTGNMVPVVSGECLLMVEGLQSNQKYVFAVAAYDSQGKLLGNAIGDTTLPVLACMPAPLLSTWAHLAQLCCLLSQVAFQTEQYAIAKRACNKLWSHYTDPQRLSNSKHNRFASTGLHKETLQHCSPHLCQMFLTSIFTETEINIQQASLHWDSFSDSGPFIWEQEARLAECERMLLAMDLAIYLNDGGTALRAVVTCYRLLTPLIYHQITCFSVVQVLRKCLVVLEENSSFLKQRWTGSSSESLLHMVACITYYVSKVLRVLRKYQSAVAVLDCGRNLLQEVFDAHFKDKAVAQAAAESQRKISHQIKALHVKSINSILSEADLSTDTENLLVTIEDPTVQYHLFSSCTLKDTYDNLMKVRRKKYFLEFAAVLLQRTMEESSPDVVLDWGQSILQVLSRRDEILGLSIKHLQENGKHEKGSSPLATKKSKTPQQNVPTHTDIRRKLRRKLPHCLQLNLRTNREMHIVEDLLGIISSIVQRHKKLLHLRNLIAEERPWRSLINYCMAMAHLAKFYQALELMQGGQLEKRYSQLDAWWFSLAFTGVIMKKDSLPSSNNKVELKRDSSLLDDIMAPKNDRIQEEAVRNNVSVTKDILDEREGSFQCVEHHTESQISGSNLLLDSVKNAALYLRRAMVLAHRGNHWTTLQYVCQTLWDQNHQLTTMIQTVAMRAISPPLVRADQLPAIFTPLLVLATDLMLDMLDKLEVWSLYDLDLTADEVESRLHFSAPLDDCFLVDLRWVRTLVLHTLEQLHDCGKWETLAHFALLYNSYTRERYALTIVPLLIHSQIQLLDRISSFGGPAVPQPHHVKTKNTTGKEITNRSYAGCQLLSGWTWYPAQKQPIHKNAAQAKSLPEDAFSLKVSDKQLSMSLVRVPLDTEDTLSCYREALGKRPHCLLVLQQSRSLLVQLLAGTQPCFATQLPHCQNRGLSHSTTQMNLCEEDFSSPNAIYCLPISPNSIPTVASAYSNSIKYLQDNGHDSLKILALHEMGNLHFYAGNISAAHSCWSKAVDCAFQSSRVIQKWDGVSFESGSSQNRMKQAGIWGCLQGAVLTAKIAQFVLISDISERTKCCLLSAHFFKCVLCCSMAHPRSDLQYASHTFGDELFPGIDLFSEPHRLQVGTTVTSLHFVCHWLFTTGYYITLLPILALYLHLVGSVCRDVQRHAEARILKVRALTEMCMFTEAIREVVQLTQGADIILPPGHYITKANLRPLRTFCSNKSLPDNVEALEDLVNCDFTLEVCTLYGPTLCSRFNLARIQLILAITKSERGSPVSDSEESGGNMESREVDIEHKEQEMLETEGSSPKAEKPKVVTLCNTKEKLSPERIKFILLEGASTLLSSAMQQVTSHICSEAENLELSVEFNFLKANLCLQQGNFVLSSEIAVSSLVLLQTSPVIVRQSPPGSKQDAKECSESNILHGDDPRAVEACERIGVLLWLHCRLNLVHSLAANISGTATLFPGLRGKNVNKEIARLIQEGLDECVQWGDQDIQALLMVEAAEFEAQRGRMDESMAMLQKAVNLLSGQTCMPPGSVLTLARATLLLSDLGKVQSKTLLQLTQKLLEKQLCLFGQNVSLLDGNTSFSPPGPRNIYLPYLNMLNRITVQIGSILNLGNMERPASVQSPLSTPS from the exons ATGGATTTACCGGCCACATATTACGGCCAGCTCGACAGAAAAAACCCTGTTGTTTCCAGTTTCAGACGAGAAACTGAATCATTTTTAACGCTAATGAAACAAGTTAGCTCGACGACGAGCCGTGACCCCAGCTCGCATGCTAAAGG GATTAAAATGCTGATGGATATACGGAAGAAGTACAAACACCGACTGCCAGAGAAGTTCTACCAGGAGCACATGTTGCAGGTTGCAGATATTCTTTGTGGATTAAAG CTGTACCAGCTGGCTCTGTGGCATGGCTACAGTCTATACCTGCTGCAGTTGAGCTCAGTGCAAATGACTGACGTGACAGATGTGGACCACTTCATGGCCTCCTTTTTCCCAGAAGGATTTGATTTGGAACAAGGCACCTTTGCACTGAAG ACCCATGCAATGCTTGGTTGTGCCACTTGCATCTTTGAGGAAGAGAAAAAGTGCAGCAACTTCAGCCAGAAGGGACTCTGTAAACTGCTGAAAGTGCTGAACTTCATCAGGATCATGATGCAAGCATTTCAGCAGCATGAACATCTATCCTGGCAGATATATAAtg GTTCATTGTCCATCTACAACATCTGCCGTTACTTGATGACTATGAACTGCAGTTCGCAG GCACTGGAGTACCTTCTGTGGGCGAGTATCAGCTTGGAGATCTCCATCCCTTTGATGACAGCCAGATATCTACCACTGATTGCCACACTCTACTGTTCAGTCTGCCAGTGTTACTATGACAACCAGAATGAAGTGCAAGCAGAG GAATTTGCTAAAAGGGCCcttggaaaaataaatgagCAGGCTAAGCTGGAGCAACAGACTGATGTCACCAACAGAGAAACTCAGAAAGTTCACAGAGAAGCTTCTGTGAAG CTTGCTGTTCTGGTGTTCAAACGGGCAGTCTTTGACAGCAGAAGAAGACCTAAAGTCATGCTAAGaggcaaaaccaaaaacaccctCAAAGACATCCCCAAT GCGCCATGGCCTCGTACCCCAACAGAGCAGATGCTGATTGGCCAGTTTGACTGCACTGCAGGACAATTTTTGGGCATTTTGGAGGCTCTTTGGGACAGCAGCACACGTCCACTGCAAATGAAGATGCCATATGATGCAGAGCTGCTAGAGGTGGTCCTTGAGCTCCTCTCTGCTGGCATGAGTATCTTATCTG GAGTCACAAGTACCAGGgaccaaaggtctgatgatcaCCAATGCCTATCTCCGAACATATTGACATCAGCATCCACTCTAATGAATTTAGCAATTAAAG GTGAGAACAAAGTGCCTTTCGTGTCTGCAGTTAGATTCATCAAACTGTTGTTTAAGTTCAAGCAGCCTGAAGCGTTCTCAGAACTCACCAAGGAGATGCTGCACTATTTGTCT GGTGTGGAAGGTCAGCCTTTCAGAAGGGCAGAACGTGAGCTCACCTTGCTCCACAGTTTCAACAAGCTGCTGTTTTCTCAGGGAGACCATCCCAAAGAGGACAAAAAAGATG ACAAGCAAAGATTCTCTTCCATCATGAGCGATGAGCTTATTGGCTTAATCGACGCCCTGCGTGTGTCTGTTTGTGGCTCTGAACCT GAACTTCATCCAGATCCAGACCTTGTTTACGACACTTTGGTATTCCTGTGGAGAAAACTAAAGATGATCATGCAACGCCATTACCTGGAAGCCCCAGAATCGATGCATGACCAACAGAAGATGGACTGTTATGACACG TGgctgtggtgtctatctgtgctGTGTGAGGTGGCCCTTGCTTGTGAGCTGGCCAGTGTTGACTGCATTATGACGGCAGAGATGATCTGCATGTTGGGTAGACGGCTCGAGAAAGCAGCTGACTGTATTAATCAAACGCAGGGGTCAG CTTGTGGAAGATATGACGATGGGACGTTAAGCTCTTTTTCTCTTCTCAAG AAGTCAAACACAAAGCTGCTAAAGAAGGTGTGTGAAGTGACGAAGAAGGGTCTTGAAGCTTTGTCCAAGGGTGTCTCTGCACTGATTCCACGAGATCACTCAGCTATCACCGACACCGCCTGCATGCAG aAATGTATGTCTCTTCATCCCTTGAATGCATCTTCAACACCATCAGAAGAGCAAAATGGAACAGATGAAAACATTGTAAAGGtagaagaagaaaaggaaagTGAGTCAGAAAATGAAGTCTGTCAGGAGACAGAGTCCAAACGTTTGTTTATGCTGGCCAAGGACTTCCATCTAGAGCTAGATATCATCTACCACAAGGCTTCTGTGAAGTTACTGCTGCTAAATGAAG TTACAGAGTCTGATCTGCTTGATCGGATCAAGAGGAACAAGGTGTCCAAAGCTCATTTAATGATCCAGAAAGCATCAGTGGAGCACAGCAGAGGGGGGGCAAATGAAAGCAGCAAGATCAAAAATCTGCTAGAG GAGGCCTCCATCTTGATAGAAAAAGCCAAGTTGGAGgagagaaaaatatatatggCCACTGTTAAAAATCTAGcccaaaagaagaacaaagcaGGACCTGGGGAGAACTCTCCACCTCCCCCAATTCTAATCTCACGAACTGACCACTCCTTTACTTTTGCTCCTGCTGCGTATGACTTGGAAAAACAG GTGAGCTGGTACCAGCTTTGTGGGCGAGCCGTCCAGGGTGTTAACTGGAAAGTCCGCCTTAGTGATTGCAGTATACCAGGAACTGGGAATATG GTGCCAGTGGTTTCTGGTGAGTGCTTGCTCATGGTAGAGGGTCTGCAGTCCAACCAGAAGTATGTGTTTGCTGTAGCGGCCTATGACAGCCAGGGGAAGCTACTGGGCAACGCTATAGGGGACACAACCTTACCAGTGCTGGCATGCATGCCCGCCCCACTGCTTTCCACATGGGCTCACTTGGCTCAG CTTTGTTGCCTTCTCTCCCAGGTGGCATTTCAAACAGAGCAGTACGCTATAGCTAAAAGAGCCTGCAATAAACTGTGGAGTCATTACACAGATCCCCAACGTTTGTCCAACAGCAAGCACAACAGATTTGCTTCCACTGG GCTGCACAAGGAGACCCTACAACACTGTTCTCCTCACCTCTGCCAGATGTTCCTgacctccatcttcactgagacAGAGATTAACATTCAACAGGCTTCTCTCCATTGGGATTCATTCAGTGACAGTGGACCATTTATCTGGGAACAG GAGGCCAGATTGGCAGAGTGCGAGCGGATGCTGCTGGCCATGGACTTGGCGATATATTTGAATGACGGCGGGACTGCTTTACGAGCAGTAGTTACCTGCTACAGGCTTTTGACTCCTCTGATCTACCATCAGATCACTTGCTTTTCTGTGGTGCAA GTGCTAAGAAAGTGTTTGGTGGTTTTGGAGGAGAATTCTTCTTTTCTGAAACAAAGATGGACCGGAAGCTCCTCGGAGTCCCTTTTGCACATGGTTGCCTGCATCACTTACTATGTGTCAAAG GTACTACGTGTGTTAAGGAAATATCAATCAGCTGTTGCTGTGCTTGATTGTGGGCGCAATCTGCTTCAGGAGGTCTTTGATGCACATTTTAAA GATAAAGCAGTGGCCCAAGCTGCAGCTGAAAGCCAGAGGAAGATAAGCCACCAGATAAAAGCGCTGCATGTCAAGAGCATAAATAGCATTTTATCCGAGGCAGATCTTAGTACAGACACTG AGAATTTATTGGTTACCATTGAAGATCCCACTGTACAGTATCACCTGTTCTCCAGCTGCACACTGAAGGATACCTATGACAACC TGATGAAGGTCAGacgaaaaaaatactttcttgAGTTTGCGGCAGTACTTCTACAGAGGACCATGGAAGAAAGCAGCCCAGACGTCGTGCTGGACTGGGGACAAAGCATTCTTCAGGTTCTCTCCAG ACGAGATGAAATTTTGGGACTATCCATAAAACATTTGCAGGAAAACGGCAAACATGAAAAAGGAAGTAGTCCCCTGGctacaaaaaaaagcaaaacacctCAG CAGAACGTGCCCACACACACGGATATAAGAAGGAAGCTAAGGAGGAAACTACCACACTGCTTGCAATTGAATCTGAGAACTAACAG agAGATGCATATTGTGGAGGATTTGCTGGGTATAATCTCTTCTATAGTGCAACGCCACAAGAAGCTGCTTCACCTCAGGAACTTAATAGCTGAGGAGAGACCATGGAGATCTCTCATTAATTACTGCATGGCTATGGCACATTTAGCAAAGTTTTACCAGGCCCTGGAGCTGATGCAAGGAGGACAACTGGAGAAAAG GTACAGCCAGCTTGATGCCTGGTGGTTCTCTCTCGCCTTCACCGGCGTCATAATGAAGAAGGATTCTCTGCCCTCTTCTAACAATAAAGTGGAATTAAAAAGGGACTCCAGCCTTTTAGATGATATAATGGCTCCGAAGAATGACAGGATACAAGAGGAGG CTGTCAGAAATAATGTCTCTGTGACTAAGGACATTCTTGATGAGAGAGAAGGCTCCTTTCAATGTGTGGAACATCACACAGAGTCACAGATAAGCGGTTCTAACTTACTACTGGACTCAGTTAAAAATGCTGCTTTATATCTTCGCAGAGCAATG GTGCTGGCCCATCGTGGAAACCACTGGACAACTCTGCAGTATGTATGTCAGACCCTGTGGGACCAAAACCACCAGCTCACTACCATGATACAAACAGTTGCTATGCGTGCAATCTCCCCACCGCTGGTAAGGGCTGATCAGCTGCCTGCCATCTTCACCCCTCTTCTGGTGCTAGCCACTGATCTTATGCTGGACATGCTGGATAAACTAGAG GTTTGGAGTTTGTATGATCTCGACTTGACTGCTGATGAGGTTGAGTCCCGTCTCCACTTCTCAGCCCCCCTCGATGACTGCTTCCTGGTGGACTTGCGCTGGGTTCGAACTTTGGTGTTGCACACTCTTGAGCAACTTCATGACTGTGGAAAATGGGAAACCCTGGCACACTTTGCTTTACTTTACAACTCATACACAAG GGAACGTTACGCCTTGACCATAGTTCCTCTGTTGATCCACTCTCAGATTCAGCTGCTTGACAGAATTTCTTCCTTTGGTGGACCTGCAGTCCCACAACCACATCATGTCAAGACGAAGAACACCACTGGGAAGGAA aTAACTAACAGAAGTTATGCAGGCTGCCAGCTGCTCAGTGGGTGGACCTGGTACCCTGCACAGAAACAGCCCATTCACAAAAATGCAGCACAGGCAAAATCGCTTCCTGAAGATGCATTTTCATTGAAAG TTTCAGATAAGCAGCTCTCCATGTCGCTTGTGCGCGTTCCTCTTGACACGGAAGACACTCTGAGCTGTTATCGTGAAGCCCTTGGCAAAAGACCACACTGTCTCctagtcctccagcagagccgtTCGTTGCTGGTGCAGCTTTTAGCGGGCACACAACCCT GCTTTGCAACGCAGTTGCCTCACTGTCAGAACAGAGGTCTCAGCCATTCAACAACCCAAATGAACCTGTGTGAGGAGGACTTTAGTTCTCCAAACGCCATCTATTGCCTTCCCATCAGCCCTAACAGCATACCAACTGTTGCTTCTGCATACTCAAACTCCATCA AGTACCTCCAGGATAACGGTCATGACTCCCTTAAAATTTTAGCCCTGCATGAAATGGGAAACCTACACTTCTATGCTGGAAACATAAG TGCTGCACACTCATGCTGGAGTAAAGCGGTAGACTGTGCCTTCCAGAGCTCTCGTGTCATTCAGAAATGGGACGGCGTTTCCTTCGAGAGCGGCTCCTCGCAAAACAGAATGAAGCAAGCTGGCATTTGGGGATGTTTGCAAGGTGCTGTGCTCACTGCAAAGATAGCACA GTTTGTTTTAATCTCTGATATCAGCGAGCGCACAAAGTGTTGTCTGCTGTCTGCTCATTTCTTTAAG TGTGTGCTGTGTTGCTCCATGGCCCACCCTCGATCAGACCTACAATATGCCTCGCACACCTTTGGGGATGAACTGTTTCCTGGCATCGACCTTTTTTCTGAGCCCCATAGGCTTCAAGTCggcaccacagtaacaagtctTCACTTTGTTTGCCATTGGCTCTTCACCACAGGCTACTACATTACG cttctccCAATTCTAGCCCTGTACCTCCACTTAGTGGGGAGTGTGTGCAGAGATGTACAGCGCCATGCTGAAGCCAGGATTCTCAAG GTCCGTGCTCTTACAGAGATGTGCATGTTTACTGAAGCCATCAGAGAAGTTGTTCAACTCACTCAAGGAGCAGATATTATTCTGCCTCCCGGACATTACATCACCAAAGCAAATCTACGa CCTTTGAGGACTTTCTGCAGCAACAAATCTCTTCCTGATAATGTGGAG GCATTGGAAGACCTTGTAAACTGTGACTTTACTTTGGAGGTCTGCACGTTGTATGGTCCGACACTATGCTCCAGATTCAACCTCGCCCGTATTCAACTGATCTTAGCAATCACCAAGTCTGAACGTGGCAGTCCTGTGTCAG ATTCTGAAGAAAGTGGTGGTAACATGGAAAGCAGAGAGGTGGATATAGAACATAAAGAGCAGGAGATGCTAGAGACAGAAGGATCGTCCCCAAAAGCAGAGAAACCAAAAGTTGTCACTCTTTGTAATACGAAGGAAAAGCTATCTCCGGAAAGGATCAAG tttattttattggaagGAGCTTCCACCTTGTTGTCCTCTGCTATGCAGCAGGTCACTTCTCATATCTGCAGCGAAGCTGAGAACCTGGAGTTGTCCGTGGAGTTCAACTTTCTTAAAGCCAACCTCTGTCTGCAGCAAGGAAACTTTGTTCTTAG CTCTGAGATTGCAGTTTCATCTTTGGTGTTGCTGCAGACATCTCCTGTCATTGTGCGACAGTCCCCTCCTGGGAGTAAACAG GATGCCAAAGAGTGCAGTGAATCAAACATTCTGCATGGAGACGATCCCAGAGCTGTTGAAGCCTGTGAGAGAATTGGAGTTTTGCTGTGGCTGCACTGCCGACTGAATCTGGTCCACAGCCTGGCTGCTAACATCTCTGGAACTGCAACTCTTTTTCCAGGTCTTAGAG GTAAAAACGTTAATAAAGAAATAGCTCGGCTGATACAGGAGGGACTGGATGAATGTGTGCAATGGGGAGACCAAGATATTCAAGCTCTGTTGATGGTGGAAGCTGCAGAATTTGAAGCACAGAGAGGCAGGATGGATGAGAGCATGGCAATGCTGCAG AAAGCAGTGAACTTGCTGTCAGGACAAACATGTATGCCACCTGGGTCCGTTCTGACTCTGGCTCGAGCCACGCTGTTGCTCAGTGACTTGGGAAAAGTACAGAGCAAAACACTTCTCCAACTGACACAGAAGCTCCTGGAAAAGCAG CTGTGCCTTTTCGGTCAAAATGTATCTTTGCTTGATGGAAATACAAGTTTCTCTCCACCTGGACCCAGAAACATCTACCTCCCTTACCTGAACATGCTGAACAGAATCACTGTGCAGATTG GTTCGATCCTGAATCTTGGCAACATGGAAAGACCAGCATCTGTCCAGTCACCACTGTCCACTCCCAGCTAG